The genomic window CTCTTATCAGTGACTTTAGTCAGATGCTCGGCCTAGTGATGGATCAATATTAAGAAACGCCTTAATTTTGTCATATAGGACCAACACCAAGGCACCGCCTGTCCCACGAAGTACATTTGAAAAGGCTCCCCGAAAAAAGGCATTTAATCCTTCCTGCCTGTATATCTTGAAAAAGCAGTCAATGGTTCCTTTGTACTGACGTTCAGTCTCTCCACTCtgtgttaaaataattttaaaccaAGTCAGATGATTGGAAAATGTACATGCTTACTATGTGGCAAGGGACTAATCTGGTATTTGGTATTTTTATAATTTTCAGTCTGGGGTCTGATATATAGTATTAGGCATTTTTGTAATTATAAGTCTAGAAACACCTCTCACTAATTTTATCTCTGTTTCAGTATAAGAACCTTAATGAGTACCGTAAATGCTTCCCTGAAGTAGTTCTCTGCAGCTAAATTTAGCCAGTCTGTGATCTTCTTGTGATGTTTCTTTTAAGCTTCAGAGTTAAACAAGGTCATGTCATTCCTCAGGGTGTTTTGAGGCATGCTGATTCTTGGATAATGTCTGAAGCATATTTTTGGAACATTGTTCTTCACTGCCTTTTCGCTGAACTTcacatggttccccacccccacccccaccatcggCAAGTACCAATCTAGAAGTGTTTAGATTTCCCCAAATTTGGtagtatggtttttaaaaatgtgtttgcatcAAAATGTTTACACTGGGGAATTTAATTTtcttaatctattttttaaaatagatatttATATTGGGAGAGTCAAATAGTATTCCATATAAATCTGTAAGATATAAAAAGTTAATTTCTCTTGCTTCCAAATTGGCACACTTCCCTTTCAAAAGTCTCTAATGttgaaaaaaaatccagaaggaaGATTATATAAAATTGCataaattgtttctttttttgcaaataaaacagCAGTGAGGCAGACCCACAttgctcaggggtaggcaacctaaggcccgtgggccagatgtggcccaatcgctttcccaatccagcccacggatggtccgggaatcagcatgtttttacatgagtaaaatgtgtccttttatttaaaatgcatctctgggttatttgtgggtcataggaattcactcatatatattttttcaaaatacagtctggcccaccacatggtctgagggacggtggaccagcccacggctaaaaaatgttgctgacccctggctgaAATACCAGACCTTCAAGAAAGCACACGACAGAGCTTGCATTCTTTGCACCTCAGGGTGGTTACTGCCCCCTTACCCCCAAcaggaaaagaataaaaataaatgtatttctcttaacacagagacacacactgcTGCTTTGAAATTAAATCATGCAAAAGCAAAATCACCTGGTTTGCTCAGCACACCAACAACCAAATGCATGTTTCTGACTAGCCAGCTGGGCAACCACACAAATCTGTGGTCAAAATATAGGGTCATAATGTAGGGTCCAAATACCCAgggaaatgctccccccccccacacacacacctgagaggGACCTGGTGATAGCACTTGTTATATGTGATATGCTATGCTGTGCAATTAGCTGACTGataaaaatggctgcaggagcctcTGCAAATGCAAACTGAAGGATGTCAGTGGGGGACAGGAGAAGAGTGTAGCTTTGAAATTTTTAATATTTCCCCTCCTAGAATTCCCCCCAGGACTCTACCCCAGTTGCCCTTCTAGACAGGCCTCCCATGCTTAGACACTAGCAAGTATGTGTTGTTTACCTGCATCATCATGCGTCTTCTGACAGTGTCAAAGGGGTATGACAGTATGCCAGAAAATACAGTCACAGCTTGAGCTATTGCAAAAGATACTAGAAATGGTGTTTCTTTTGGATTTGGCAACATTCCCTAAGAAAAGAGAAATAAGAATTCACTGGGGTATCTTGAGAATCTAAATGGAAAAACAGATGCTGTCAAATCATTATATTGCTTCAGAATTTCCTAAGTGCATTGTATTTTGAATGGATTATTTTACATGGTCAGTGTAACTGGAAAcatattttttcctccttttatTTTACGCTTTACACATGGCAAACAagccaaatgattttttttggggggagggggcaaataacaTATATTAAGATTGCAACTTATGCACGTTTAACTTGTGTGATTGCAGCCTTACACGCTTGGCAGCTGGCCAGCTGATATCACACAAATTAAAGATGCACAAGACAGAGAGCTTTTAGGCTCTCAGACTTGCTTATTGGGCTTTGGGAAAGTCTCATGCAGGCTCTGGGAGGCTTGCAGTCTGAATGAGACTATCTATCGTTAGCATCTCTTAGAGCTTAAAAGctgtttctgcagcaggaaaTCACAAGAgatttgcttctttaaaaaatgcacaggATTCACCTGTGAGTCACATTAGTTAACTAAATAGTATAAACTGTTTTAACCATATATATGAGCACCCCCATGTCCAACGAATACACAGAGATCTTGATCGTAAGGGCTGCACAATTTAACAGTCAACTTGCTTTCTCATTTTAAATCAACAGGGCAGCCATTGTGAGCAAAGGAGCATCATATTGCACCAGACCTTTGGGCTTCAGGAACCAATTAGCAAATTGGGACCAATAAATGTGTAGAAATAATTAGCTTTAAAACAAATGTTATCATCAACCATTAGGTAACCACAGAGCTCCTCCGGATCATGTAGtagatttattaaatttataaagtAATAACAAACTAAAGGAATACAAACCAAATTGGGCATATCTTTTATCTTTAAGTCTTAGCTCTCTGTTTCTGCAATAGGATTAATAATATCTTAGCTGATAAATACTGTAAAATGCATCCATAATAAAGGTGGCAAATAAATCCTTTTTTCATGGGAAAGGGTGAGTTTGATCAGAAAACTTACTTTTATGGTGTCATAACATCCAAAATAGGATGCCCGATATACAATGATCCCCTGTACTGAAACACCAAACCCTTGATATAGGCCAGTAATGCcatctttttttgcaattttaccAATACAGTCAGCAAGGCCTTTGAACTGTCGTTCTGCCATACctaaaatgaaagaagaaataaCAAAACTAGGGGAGCACTTTAGCTCTAAGCACTCCCCACAATGAACAGGGGAACTATTACTATTAATTcattcttcccaaaggagcccagggagcCATATAAGGATCCATACAACAGGTAAAACATCATGAAAAACATATTtctcaaaattaataataaaataataataataataataataataataataataataataataatatttattatttataccccgcccatctggctggatttccccagccactctgggcggcttccaacaaaaatcaaaatacaataaaatatcacacattaaaagcttccctaaacatacaaataaaattttcaGCTGCTGAAAACCTACTACCCATCACATACTAAACAGTTGGGTtgaaaatccaccccccccccaggttacaTCAAAATGATGCTAATGGAGGGAACAAATGCATATCTCTAGGAAGGGAGCTCCATCAACTGGGGCAGCACCACAGAGAAGGTAGAAACACAAACTGCACACAACCCTTAAAATATGAAGATGAAGCTCTTACCTTTTCCAATGTCAGCACCTAACCGGGTCCGTGCAAAGTCTAATGGATATACCACACACAATGAAGTTGCTCCAGCTGCTCCACCAGAAGCCAGATTTGAAACAAACCACCTCCCGAACTGAAAAGGAAAAACTGCTGAGTTCAAAAACAGGGTTTGTAACaaccctcctttttaaaaaaaacaaatacctgAAGCAATGGTACAATGACACAAGCCTGAAATCACTggattttttacatttccaatgGTGACGTTTGAATATAAGCAAATCAACAGTGTTCTATGGAACTTAAGATTTGACGGCAACATTTTAGTTGAGGGAATTCAAGATGGAGTTTCCTCTTGCAAATTCCCACGAGAAAATCCACAACTTGTGTTGCAAAGGGCGCACTAAACTCAAGACCTGGTGGCGAAACTTGGCTTGTGTGTAAAACAAATATTAGACAACCTGAGGCTCTTTCACAAAATCCATCCCAACACAAATTGTGCCATGAAAATTGAGtaacaaaggaacttcaaagggaGGCAGAAATATGAAACCAGTCCATTATAATTCATCAAGAGATTCAGTGTAGTCTCAAACCTGTAGTTTGAAGCAggacaaagtttttttttttaaattattacacTTCATGATAATTGGTTTACCAACACCAGGATGTCTGTTATCCTGTATGAAT from Lacerta agilis isolate rLacAgi1 chromosome 9, rLacAgi1.pri, whole genome shotgun sequence includes these protein-coding regions:
- the SLC25A31 gene encoding ADP/ATP translocase 4, producing MQAAEGQQLFDPVSFGKDLMIGGVAAAISKTAVAPIERVKLLLQVQGSSKQIRVDQQYKGMIDCFVRIPREQGFVSFWRGNLANVIRYFPTQALNFAFKDKYKQIFMSGVDKDKQFGRWFVSNLASGGAAGATSLCVVYPLDFARTRLGADIGKGMAERQFKGLADCIGKIAKKDGITGLYQGFGVSVQGIIVYRASYFGCYDTIKGMLPNPKETPFLVSFAIAQAVTVFSGILSYPFDTVRRRMMMQSGETERQYKGTIDCFFKIYRQEGLNAFFRGAFSNVLRGTGGALVLVLYDKIKAFLNIDPSLGRASD